A window of Desulfomonilia bacterium genomic DNA:
TGACAGACTATAATCACAAGCGGCCGCACAGTTCCCTAGGGAACTGTGCCCCGTATGAGTATTTCATGAACCAGAAAAATATGCTAAATAACCAGACACTCGCTTTAAAGGTGGCTTAATAATTGGGGGAAGGTCATTTTATGTTATGCTATCTCTTAGAAAAATTCGCAATGAGTACATATTCAAAGGGAGGATACCAACTTTAAAAAAGAAATTACAAGGCCATTCATCAAAACTCTCTCACTTGTTAAAGAATTATGATGATTCGGTTTTTGAAATTGATCAAGAACTTGCGTTGGCATTGGTTGATATTAAGAGCATTAAAAGCAAAGTTGGTGGCGGTGGCGTAAAAAATTCTGCGTCATCTTTAATTAAGGAGATAAATAAATACCAGAGTAATAGAAAAAAGAACGAACAAATTGTAAGAAACATTTATGTTAAATGCAACGTGCTGCTGTTGGAAATAGAAAATTTAAGTGAAGATATAAATTGGAGTTGACTTATGGATGCAGAAAAAAAACTAATTAAACTAATCGCGTACCTAATTGAGCTTACGCAAAAAGGAAAACTCAATTGGGAGCGGCATGATCCACCTGATTCAATTGTAACAAGTCATGATAATATTGTTGATTTTGTATATCAAACTACCTTTGAAAACAAAGAATTAAGAATTTATGAAGAACGTTATAAATATTGGTATGATGAGGATAAGTGGAATTGGGACAGTCGCGTTATTCTAGATTTTGCTGATGATTATGGTAGAAGTGTCTGGAAATTCCCATCATTACCGGGATTATGGGATTTATTGGAATCGGTTAAATATCGCGAAGTAGATGTTGATGGATTTGTATCTGATATTATTAATAAATACAAATTAGACAAATAGAACACTCCACTGCCATCCATCGACTGAACACGAGGCGAATCAGATTAGTTGATAACTATATAACTAGTGAAGTGTAAACGTGAACAGGTCGCAATAATTTGTATCTGCCGGTTGAATGTTGAGACGAGAACCGTAGAATAAGAGTGCAGGGGTTTACATGGAAACTATCGGGATCATCGCTGGGCTAAAAGCTGTCCCCTTTAAGCTTGACAAAAAGGAATTTGATGAACCCCATAGGTGATGCTGCTGCCCCAATAACTTATTATTGATTAAGTCATTAAAGAATCAGCATCACCTGTCCTTCCTCATATTGTTTTTTTGACGCCGCACGGGGGATAGATTGATTGAAGACAAAAAAAGCATTTCATCGATACGTACATTTCAAGGCATGAAATGCCCCTTTTTTAACATTGAAAAACCGGTTGCCATAAAAGAGATTTCAATGTAATGGGTGATCTATGATTCAAAGAAAGCTGGAGTTTAAAAAGCTTGCTGATATGGTTTCAGTAAATCCGGTTGTCGGGATAATCGGTGCAAGGCAGGTAGGCAAAACCACTCTGGCCCGTCAGTTTGCGGCATCTTTAAAAAAACCTTCCTACTTTTTCGATCTGGAAAACCCGGATGATATGGCGCGTATAGCCGAGCCCATGCTGGCTTTCAGGGATTTGAAAGGCATTGTTGTTATTGATGAAGTTCAGCATGCCCCGAATCTTTTCAAGGTGTTGAGAGTTCTTGCAGACAGGCCCGGCAATAAAACCAAATTCATAATATTGGGCAGTGCCTCGCCCGGGCTGTTGAAACAATCGGCGGAAAGTCTTGCCGGACGAATTGCATACCACCAGCTTGAAGGTTTTCATATGGATGAAACCGGTGCCGGTTCAGAAAACAGGTTATGGTTAAGGGGCGGTTTTCCCTTGTCTTACACTGCAGGCACCGATGAAGACAGTTTTGAATGGAGAAAGAACTTTGTCAGGACTTTTCTGGAAAGAGATATTCCGCAGCTTGGATTCAGCATAGGGGCTGTGACGCTTCGAAGGTTCTGGACGATGCTCGCTCATTATCATGCACAAATCTGGAATGCATCTGAATTTGCAAGGGCGTTTGGCATTGCAGACACCACGATAAGAAAATATCTTGATATTCTTACATCCGCCCTTGTTGTCAGGCAGCTTCAACCCTGGCATGAGAATATCGGCAAAAGGCAGGTCAAGGCCCCGAAGGTTTATATAGCGGATGCCGGTATCCTTCATGTTCTGCTGAATCTGCGCAGTGCCGCCGATATTGAGGGACATCCGAAGCTTGGGGCGTCATGGGAGGGTTTTGTAATAGGCGAACTGATAAGAAGACTCGGGACTCCATGGGAGGAATGCCATTTCTGGTCGACTCATACCGGCGCGGAACTTGACCTTCTTTTAGTCAGGGGCGCCAGGAGGATCGGTTTTGAAATAAAGAGAACATCCATCCCGCACGTCACCCGCTCTATGCGTTCGGCAATAGAAAGCCTTAAGCTGGACAGTCTGATCATTGTTCATGCAGGGAGTCATACATTCGATCTTGATGATGGTATAAAGGCTGTTTCTTTCAGCTCTATGGCTAAAGAGATTAAGCCGCTTTAGAAACTAAATCCCGTACGCTGATGATAAAGTGTGTCACTTACAGTCATTTATTCATCATGGTCCATTATAGAGAGTAAGTGGGGTCAGGTCGCAAAAATTACATCTGCCGGTTGAATGTTGAGACGAGACATGTAGAATAATAGTGCAGGGGTTTAGATGGAAACCATCGGGATTATTGCTGCCATGTCGCAGGAAAAGAGGGCGCTTATCAGGCATGCAGGAAAAACGGAACGTGGCAAGCTTGGCCGGTTCCGATGCTATCGTTTTCAGCTCTCAGGCCGGAACTGCCTTCTGGTTGAATCCGGGATCGGCATCAGGCGTGCCATGGATGCCGCCCGCACCCTTATAGCAGCGGCAGACCCGCAGCTTATCGTCTCGTTCGGTGTGGCGGGAGCAGTCAGGGATGATCTCAAGGTCGGTGATGTGATCGCTGCCTCTCAGACCTTTCTGCTGGATGGCGGCAGAGAGAGCATGTTTAATAATCTCGATCCCATCTCCGTTGCAGCTATGCTCGCGGCAGAACATGTCCTTGAGCGAAGAGGTGCACGTCTGGTTTCAGGGACAGTTATCACTACACGCCTGTCAAACGCTTCCGGGCTCCTGCCTGAGGGGATATCAAATCCCATCCTTGACATGGAGACTGCGGGAATCGCGCAGGCGGCACTGGATCACGGTACTCCTATCCTGGCGCTGCGGGCAGTGAGCGACGGGCCGAGTGAACCTTTGTCTTTCAACCTCGAAGCAATGACGGATGAGGACTTCAATCTCAGCATCCCGAAGGCGGCCAGGATGGTTATTCTCCGGCCGCGTTTCGTACTTGCGTCTATCCGGATAATCCGTAATGTCAAAAAGGCTTCTGATAACGCGGCAGTGGCATTAGCGGCGGTGATGGGTCAAGCCGATATTTTCGAGAGGTTAAAGGACGATCGTATACCTGTTGAAATTCTTCCCTCTGCTCCAGAATCTGTGGATATTGGTCTGGAAACTGAAGGCGAGTATTTGTAATAATAAATAAAATTATCGAATAAGAGGGGTCAGGTCTCAACAATTGACAGATGAATGGATGAAATAAAAGGAGGGTAATGAAATGAGAAGGATAGTAATTGTTGTAATCGGTTTATGTTTTCTGTTCGGGTGTGCATCGATGGTGCAGAGAGGGGCGTTAACCCAGGCTTACGAAAATTATGACAAGGGAGATTATCAGACTGCATTAGTTAAACTTTCCCGTGCAGAGAAATACAAAGACACAACTCCTGAGACGAATGCCGAGATACTTTATCTGAAAGCCCTGACACTTCAGAAGATGGGGCGGGACAAGGAGTATATCGGAGAGCTCATGTACTTGTCGGACAAATACGGCGATACTGAATACGGTTACAAGGCAAAGCAATTATTAAAATAGGAAAATGCTTGGGGTAAAGTCCGGATAACAGAAGATCTGTCCGGTCTTTATCTGCATATCTGCAAAGTTCAGGGAGGTCTCTTTATGCATGTTCATATCAGGATTGGTATTTTCATATTAATCCTGCTTATGATCCCGAATTTAATTATGGCTCAGAATGTAGCTTTGAAGGTCGATGAACTGAACAGGCAGGCGGACCTTACAACCTACATGAAATCAATAGAAATCCTTATTCCGGCCATACAGGCTGCTCCTGATGATTTTGAACTCTGGTGGAGACTGGCACGAGCCCGCCAGAATTACGCAGACATGGCGGCTTCCCGCAGAATTCCCGGCTGGAAGGAAATCTGTGTCGAACAGGGCCATGAGGCTATGAAGGCCGGTAAGAAAGCGGCAGCCCTCAGGCCTGCAGCCGTGGAAGGCTATTACTACACGGGATGCTCGGCCGGAACTGTTTGCACGGGCAGCAGCCAAATGGCGATTCTAAAGGAGGGCCTGCTCAAGGAAATTAGGATAAATCTGGAAAAGGCTTATAACATCAACAGGTATTTTGACAATGGAGGTCCGATCCAGGCCCTTGCAAGCTACTTATGGATGTCCCCGGATTCGCGGGCGGGGACATGGACAAGGCGGAAAAACTGGCACGTGAAAGCATGCGGGTGTACCCGAACGATCCTGCAGGCAGGACCATAATGGCCGAGATACTGATAAAGAAAGACAAAAGGAAAAACATCAGCGAGATAAGGACGCTTCTAAGCGGCGTGGCCTGCACACCGGAAACCGCTCCGGATTATCTTGAGATATGGGTTGTTAAGGCTAGACGCCTGCTTCAAAGCCTGTAATTCATTTGTATTGACCATAATCTAGACATATAAAATCTGCTCTAAGGCGCTGGTGATAAGAAACGCGGGGCAATCTCAGGCCCCGCGATTTTTATTGTATTAGAAGTTTTATATCTCGTAAATCACAACTTGCTGATCCTTGTTACTGTAAAACACCTGAAGCATTGTACTGTGCAAATAAATAGTCATGGCCTCCTGCAGCAGGAGTCCCCAGCGCTCCCTCTGTGTGACCGTACACCAGAACATAATTATCACTCAGGAGCGTCAGTCCTGCGCCTGCGTCATAAGCATTGGTTCCTAGAAGCCTGGTCCATTGCCTCGTTCCGTCTATATCATACTTAATCAGGAACATATCATACGTGCTTCCGTTACCGTTATTGGTCTGTCCGTCAAGGTCACCCCTTGTTCCACCTGTCACGTATACGTTTCCTGAACTGTCCAGTGCAACTGCATTGCCGCCTTCTGCAAGGAGGCTTTGAATAGTATTTTCCCAGACCAAATTTCCCGATGAGTCATATTTGACAATATATGAATGGGATGAGGTGGTTGTCCCGGTAAAATAGATATTGGAGTCTTCGTCCACTACAATTCCTCTGCCGCTGCTCAAATCCGCCCTGGGCCTGTTCCATTGCTCCACGCCCAAAGAATTATACTTATACAATGTCATGTATGATCCCGATACCGTCACATAAATGTTTCCGCTTGAATCAAGAGCGATTGAATGACCGTTATCACCCTCTGCATAATAGTTCAGCCATTCCTGCACGCCGACATCGTTGTATTTAGCTATAAAAAGCTTATATAAACCACCATTCAATCCCATTCCGGTCACATATATATACCCGTCATGCCAGGCCATTGCATAAACTGTGGATCCGGCTGTTTCATAAACTTTTGTCCAGACTTTCGAGCCGTCTGTGCTGTATTTGGCGATAAACATTATTTCTTCATCTTGGGGGTTGTCATTTCCATCCAGAAGGCCCCGGGTGTACCCTGCCAGGTATATGCCGGTATCTCCGTCATACGCTATTGCATACGGCCTGTCATTTTCGGTACTTCCCAGCATACAGGTCCATTGTCTGATGCCGGAAGGGTTATACTTGACCAGGTAAATATCATCCCCGCCCTCATTCGTACACGTTGCCGGGTCGAGATTTCCTGATGAGTATCCTGTAACATAAATATTACCGTCTTTATCCTTTACCATCCCGATTGCATAGTCGGTCTGGTCAGACCCGTACTGTTTTATCCCGGCGGGCCAGTTTGAGATTGCCCCCGAGGGCGCACCCGATCCCGCAGGGCTGAAAGCGCTTATCCCGGTGCTGTTTTTCGCTTTGACCCATACAAAATATTCAGTCCCGTTTGTGAGGCCTGTTATTACGCAGGATATATTGGATGTACTTGCAAACAGAATTGCTGTAGCAGGGTCATCTGTATCGCTGTAATAGACTTCATAGGCAGTTGCACCGGTTACAGGTAACCATGATGCCGTAAGTGTCGTATCACCCACCGTGATATCCGGTGCCAAACCCGGAGCAGATGGGGCTGTTGGGGAAGATGGCGGTGGAGTTGCGGAATCACTACCCCCTCCACCACATGCAGTATAACTGATAATAGCAAACATGAGGACAAGGATCAGTTTTAGTTTTCCAGTGCGCATTGTATACTCCTTTGATATAAATTAATGATGTCTTGCTTCAGATTATAGAGAGTATATGAATGCAGTCTTAGCAGTCAAGGACGTATATTCTTCGAGAATCATGGTGAGGCTGGTTGTGCGGACCGCTTAAGTTTTTCAGGAATGATGGGGGGTAATGTTTCAACAAATGATATTTGCTGATAGAATTTTAAAAAGCAACCGTGTAAAATATAAACGATATTGACTGAAGAGCAGCAGCTTGGTTACATTTAACTACTCAACAGGGGACAGGAGGATGGAATTTCTGAAGTATCTCTCCTGTGAACAGGAGGTTATATTATGAAACGCTTTTCAATCATATGCCTTATACTGATTGCCATAGCCGGCTGCAAATTCGATCCGAGCGGGTATCCTCTGCATGAAGGCCTTGTGGACGGTGATGCCACCGCACAGACAAAGGTGCTCTTCAATAATCTCAAAGCAATAAGCGCAGAAGGCGGTAAAATACTTATAGGCCATCAGGAAACAACCGCCTATGGCGTGGGGTGGTGGGATGATCCTGAAGCGGCAGAGACATCGGATATAAAAAAGGTTTGCGGCAGTTTCCCTGCCGTCTACGGCTGGGATGCGGAAGGTGTAACCGGCGGGACGAATATCGACGGAGTCAATTTTGCTCGCATGCGTGAACTTGTTGCAAGCGCCTATGCACGGGGCGGCATCAACACGTTCAGCTGGCACCTTCACAACATACCAAATGGCGGAACCGCCTGGGATATAAAGGCGGACATCAACCGCATTCTGCCTGGCGGGGACAGGCATGAAGTCTATACGGCGGAGCTTGACGCGCTTGCAGATTATTTTTTAAGCCTCAAAGGTCCGAACGGAGAACTCATTCCGATAATCTTCAGGCCGTTTCATGAAAACAACGGCACCTGGTTCTGGTGGGGTTCGGCGTCATGCACGCCAGACGAATTCAAAGCTCTCTGGCGATTCACTGTCACTTATCTGCGAGACACGCGCCATGTCCACAACCTGCTTTATGCCTATTCTCCGGACAGGTTCCTTGGCTATGACGGATACCTGAGGCGTTATCCCGGTAATGAATGGGTCGATATCATGGGGCATGACAACTACGGGGACTTTACTTACGGCAGTTCTCTGTGCGGTCTGATGCGGTTAAGCCAGCTTACCGAGATGGCTGAAGCCTTCGGCAAGGTTCCGGCTCTTACGGAGTCAGGCAGCGAAGGCGTTCCTTTGTCCAACTGGTGGAGCCTCTTCCTTAATCCGATCAAATCGTGCATGAAACCGAGCAGGATCGCATATGTGCTTTTCTGGCGTAACGCCAATGAATCACATCATTATGCCCCATATCCCGGAGACAAGTCGGAAGAGGATTTCATAAAATTCTATAATGACCCTGTCACCATTTTTGAAAATGATTTGCCCGATATGTATCAGTGAATAAGGGGCACAGGGATGCCTGTCATGCTGAATTAATTGTTTACAATAAAGTCTGTTGGAGGGGGTTATGAATAAATTTAAAATTCTGATGCAATTCTGTACAGGTCCTGAAACGCTTAACATCCCGTCTGGCCGTGCAATAAAAGGAGAAAGCAAATGAAAAGAATAGTATCTGTTCTGCTGGCAGTATTTTTTTTAATCCCGGGTGTTGCTTTTCCGGATGGAGGAACCGGCAAGTCAAAAATTCCGGTTAAATATTCCTCATATCTGGAGGCTTATGAAAAGGAAGATTACGCCATGGCCTTCAAACTTGCGGAGCCTCTTGCGAAACAGGGTGATGCAAAAGCCCAGTACTATGTCGCCCTCATGTATGACACGGGGAAAGTGAAACCGGCGAGTTCCGGTGATACGGTCGCATGGTTTTTAAAATCTGCTGAACAGGGGTTTGTTGCGGCCCAGTATTATCTTGCGCTCAAATATAATACAGGAGACGGAGTGCCCCTTAATTACAAAGAGGCATTCAAGTGGTTTTCAAAAGCCGCCGAGCAGGGACACGCTTCGGCGAGTAATTGTATTGGCTCCCTTTATGCAGGCGGTAAGGGTGTTGCTCAGAATTATGCAGAGGCCCTGAAATGGTACACAAAAGCGGCTGAACAGGGGAGTACCGCAGCTCAATTGAATCTCGGGATTATGTACGAAAACGGGCAGGGCGTGACGCAGAGTTATGAAGAGGCCGTGAAATGGTACACAAAAGCGGCTGAGCGCGGAGATGCCGAAGCACAGTTAAACCTCGCTTTTCTGTATGACCTGGGGCAGGGAGTCCCGCAGAATTATACAGAGGCACTGAAGTGGTACACAAAAGCGGCCGAACAGGGGGTTGCCAGGGCCCAGTGCAGCCTGGGATTTCTGTACAGCAGCGGACTGGGAGTGCCGCAGAATAATGTTCAGGCCTATAAATGGTTCAGCCTCTGTGCTGATAATGGGAACACCAGTGCACCCAGAAATAGAGATATCCTTGCCAAACGGATGACGCGCGCCCAGATCGACGAGGCGAAAAGGCTTGTGGCTGAATGGTATAAGCAGCATAAAGGAAAACAATAGAGCTGCTATAAGATTAGTACCGGCGAAATTTCTGAGAAGTTAGTAGTCCGAGAAGCTGTAGAATTCGACATGTAACCGGTTAAGTGAATGCGGATAGGATTCATCGGCCATCACAATGGTTATGGCCGAGAGCGGAAAACACCTGCGGGATAATATCGGGACGAAGATTAATTCAAGGGTGACAGACCGGTTCAAGGTAAAGGGCTTTCACGAATAGAACTCCGTGTTGTAGCAGCGAAATCTACAGGCCATGAATTCTGGAAAAAGATAGAGTATGAAGACTTCATGATAAAGATGTCGAGGGATATTAAGGCTTGATAAATACTGGCGCGTCTGTTTGAAGAGAAGAACTGAAAGCGAATCATATGAAAAATAAGGAGACGGCTATGGATGAAGGACTCTTTAGAAAACTGCAGAAGCAGCTTGATGCCTATTCGCTGGGTTTTCCGGCAACCGCCTCGGGCATCGAGATCGAGATATTGAAAGAGCTGTTCACCGAAGAGGAAGCGTCTCTTTTTACGAACATGACCCCTCAGCTGGAATCTCCCTCTTCTGTTTCTGCAAGGCTGGGGCTTGACATGGGAGAAACGGCAGCCAGACTCGAGGACATGGCCTCAAAAGGCTTGCTCTTCAGGCTTAAAAAGGATGGAGATGTCAAATACGGCGCCATACCTTTCATGCACGGTCTTATGGAGTTTCAGGTTAAAAATTTCAGCAGGGACAGGGTGATCATGCTGGAGAAATATTTCAATGAAGGTTTTCAAAAGGCAATCTCAGGCTGCGAAGGGCTCTTTCTTCGGACAATCCCGGTCAGGGAATCCATCGAAAACATCACTCAAGTGGCATCCTTCGATGACGCCTGCGCTATTATCAAAAACGCAAGCCCTATCGTAATTGCGGAATGCATCTGCAGAAAAAGCAGGGGATTCATCGATAAGGCATGCGATAAGCCGGTCGAGGTCTGTTTCATGTTCGGTTCAATGGCCAGATATTATCTCGACAGTAGAATGGGCAGAGAGATATCCTTTGAAGAAGCTGTCGCCATTCTTGAAGATGCTCAGAGGGCGGGCCTTGTCACGCAGCCAGCCACTTCTCAGAATCCCGGCGGCATGTGCAACTGCTGCGGGGACTGCTGCGGTGTATTAAGGGCGATAAAACTCGAAGCCAGACCCGCCGATCTGGTCTACTCAAATTATCAGGCATTTGCAGATACTGATAACTGTACCGGGTGCGGCATATGCCTTGACAGATGCCAGATGGATGCAGTCACAATCAACAAGGATGATGTGGCAGTAATTAATCTTGACAGATGCATAGGATGCGGGCTTTGCATCACGACCTGTCCGGCGGATGCAATCGTCCTTAGGGAAAAACCCGATGAAAAGAAAAAATTTCCGCCTAAAAATTCATTGGAACAGATGCTTACCCTGGCAGGAAGGAGGGGAGTTATATGACGTCAATTTCTTTTAATGGTTTTGATAAAATATGACGAACAACGGTTCCATCGGGAGAATAAATGAATATATTTAAAAGGGCAGGATTAGTTCTGCTCATCATGACAGCATGTGTCATCTGCGATCAGGCGACGAAATACATAGCGAAATCCTATCTGATGGAACATCCCATGATATCAGTTCTTGGTGACACAATGCGTGTCCAGTATGCCGAGAATGACGGTGCATTCCTGAGTCTGGGTGCATCTCTTCCTCAAAAAACCAGGATGTTCATATTCACAGTAGGAGTGTCCCTGTTGCTGATTTCAGTATTAATATATCTCCTGTTCGCCTCCGGCATCGATGCCGTTGCGGTTATATCTCTTTCCATGGTGACAGGCGGGGGGCTGAGCAACCTTCTGGACCGGATAATCTATAAAGGCCATGTGTTTGATTTTTTGAACCTTGGCGTTGGAGGCCTGAGGACAGGGGTGTTCAATGCGGCCGATCTCGCCATAATGATTGGGATGTTTCTGTTTGTTCTTAACGGCTTGAAGACATCGGGCCGCAAGAGTCCCGAATCAGATTGACGGTTGGTTTTTTGTATTAACGAAGTATAATCCCGGGAAACAAAGAAAAGGGAGATAATCAGATGATCAGAAAATCGATATGCTTGGTTGTAATCGGGATTTTCCTCTGTGCGGTTCCCGTCCTTGCTGCAAACACCGAGAAGGAAAAGGCCGCTATAGCCGCAGCCGAGAAGTGGCTCAAACTTGTCGATCAGGGTAACTTCACCAGGAGCTGGCAGGAGTCTTCCAGATATTTCAAGATGCTCGTCAAAGAAGACCAGTGGATCGAGGCGGCTCAGTCAACACGGAGCCCTCTGGGAAAGCTGGTTTCAAGGAAAGTGAAGAGCGCCACGTACACGACAAAACTGCCGAGTGCGCCCGACGGTGAATATGTAGTAATCGAATTTCAGGCCTCCTTTAAGAACAAGAAATCGGCGATCGAGACAGTCACGCCTATGGTTGACAAGGATGGCAAGTGGAGGGTGTCGGGTTATTATATAAGGTAAGCTTCCCGCATCATCGGGCAATCGGAAATGGCCGTACGGACCGGAATGAATATTAGGACCTCATAAAAATGAGCATGCTGACATTAATGAGTTGCCAGCATAAAAGATTAGAAGGAGGGCAATAATATGAAAAGGGCTATTATAGCGGTTCTTCTGTTTGTGCTTGTTTCGAGTTTCGGTCAGGCTGCTACGGCTGCCGATAATAACCTTTCAGTAATACAGCCTGTCATGCAGAAAATGCCGGCTGCAATGAAGGTTCTGCAGGATAAATTTACTGCAAAGGATTATTTCGGCACGGCTGAAAAATTCATGGATATCGCCGGGATGTTCAAATCACTTGAATCAGTCATTCCCGACAACGGGGATAAGGCGAATTGGGATAGAATACACCAGAGCATGATAAATACTGCGTTTATGGGCATAGGCGCCTGTGGGACCAAGGATGACAAAACCATAGCCCAGGCGATTGAGAAACTTGGAAAATACAAGGAAGAAGGCCACAAACTTTTTATAAAACAGTCGGATTAAGCTGCGTATAACCCATCATTTGAATATAACATGGTAAATGACTGTCTCAGAAAAGGGCCATTTCCGGCATCTTGTTTAAAAGCCGGGCTTGTCGCTTTTATAATACTGCCGCTGATATTTATTGAAGGATGCAGCTACTGGAACGGTCCGCAAACAAACCATTTCGACGGTGAGAGGTTTTTTAACAAGGAGCCGGACAATACCTTTTCCGATCATCTGAAATGGCTGTGGGAGATGAAAACAGTAGAGTGGCCCGAATGGATTGATGATCCCGAACAGCCGAAACCTATACCGTATGTAAAAAACAGCGGTGTTATAAGGGTTACATATATAAATCATGCAACCGTACTGATACAGACTGACGGGGTGAATATCCTTACCGATCCCATATTCTCAAATCGCGCAGGGCCTTTTCCATGGATGGGGTCAAAAAGAATCCGCGCCCCTGGCGTGGAGATTGAGAAACTGCCGAAAATCGATGTAATTCTCATAAGCCACGACCATTATGACCACCTGGATATTCCAACCCTGAAATTGATAGGTGAGACTTCAAATCCTCTGATATTGTGCGGACTAGGTGTTAAGAAAAGGATTGACCGGATCAAATGTTCCGACGTCATAGAGATGGACTGGTGGCAGGAACATCCGGTTTCTCCGGGTGTAAATATCACATTCATACCCGCGCGCCACACCTCGGGTAGAGGAGTTTTTGATAAAAACATGACCCTCTGGGGAGGTTTCGTTATTGAGGCCCCGGCCGGAAATATTCTGTTTGCAGGGGATACCGGATTCGGGGAATTTTTTAACGATATCCATAACAGGTACGGACGGTTTCAGCTGGT
This region includes:
- a CDS encoding 4Fe-4S binding protein; this encodes MDEGLFRKLQKQLDAYSLGFPATASGIEIEILKELFTEEEASLFTNMTPQLESPSSVSARLGLDMGETAARLEDMASKGLLFRLKKDGDVKYGAIPFMHGLMEFQVKNFSRDRVIMLEKYFNEGFQKAISGCEGLFLRTIPVRESIENITQVASFDDACAIIKNASPIVIAECICRKSRGFIDKACDKPVEVCFMFGSMARYYLDSRMGREISFEEAVAILEDAQRAGLVTQPATSQNPGGMCNCCGDCCGVLRAIKLEARPADLVYSNYQAFADTDNCTGCGICLDRCQMDAVTINKDDVAVINLDRCIGCGLCITTCPADAIVLREKPDEKKKFPPKNSLEQMLTLAGRRGVI
- a CDS encoding glycosyl hydrolase, with translation MKRFSIICLILIAIAGCKFDPSGYPLHEGLVDGDATAQTKVLFNNLKAISAEGGKILIGHQETTAYGVGWWDDPEAAETSDIKKVCGSFPAVYGWDAEGVTGGTNIDGVNFARMRELVASAYARGGINTFSWHLHNIPNGGTAWDIKADINRILPGGDRHEVYTAELDALADYFLSLKGPNGELIPIIFRPFHENNGTWFWWGSASCTPDEFKALWRFTVTYLRDTRHVHNLLYAYSPDRFLGYDGYLRRYPGNEWVDIMGHDNYGDFTYGSSLCGLMRLSQLTEMAEAFGKVPALTESGSEGVPLSNWWSLFLNPIKSCMKPSRIAYVLFWRNANESHHYAPYPGDKSEEDFIKFYNDPVTIFENDLPDMYQ
- a CDS encoding SBBP repeat-containing protein; this translates as MRTGKLKLILVLMFAIISYTACGGGGSDSATPPPSSPTAPSAPGLAPDITVGDTTLTASWLPVTGATAYEVYYSDTDDPATAILFASTSNISCVITGLTNGTEYFVWVKAKNSTGISAFSPAGSGAPSGAISNWPAGIKQYGSDQTDYAIGMVKDKDGNIYVTGYSSGNLDPATCTNEGGDDIYLVKYNPSGIRQWTCMLGSTENDRPYAIAYDGDTGIYLAGYTRGLLDGNDNPQDEEIMFIAKYSTDGSKVWTKVYETAGSTVYAMAWHDGYIYVTGMGLNGGLYKLFIAKYNDVGVQEWLNYYAEGDNGHSIALDSSGNIYVTVSGSYMTLYKYNSLGVEQWNRPRADLSSGRGIVVDEDSNIYFTGTTTSSHSYIVKYDSSGNLVWENTIQSLLAEGGNAVALDSSGNVYVTGGTRGDLDGQTNNGNGSTYDMFLIKYDIDGTRQWTRLLGTNAYDAGAGLTLLSDNYVLVYGHTEGALGTPAAGGHDYLFAQYNASGVLQ
- a CDS encoding DUF4019 domain-containing protein; its protein translation is MIRKSICLVVIGIFLCAVPVLAANTEKEKAAIAAAEKWLKLVDQGNFTRSWQESSRYFKMLVKEDQWIEAAQSTRSPLGKLVSRKVKSATYTTKLPSAPDGEYVVIEFQASFKNKKSAIETVTPMVDKDGKWRVSGYYIR
- a CDS encoding SEL1-like repeat protein, translated to MKRIVSVLLAVFFLIPGVAFPDGGTGKSKIPVKYSSYLEAYEKEDYAMAFKLAEPLAKQGDAKAQYYVALMYDTGKVKPASSGDTVAWFLKSAEQGFVAAQYYLALKYNTGDGVPLNYKEAFKWFSKAAEQGHASASNCIGSLYAGGKGVAQNYAEALKWYTKAAEQGSTAAQLNLGIMYENGQGVTQSYEEAVKWYTKAAERGDAEAQLNLAFLYDLGQGVPQNYTEALKWYTKAAEQGVARAQCSLGFLYSSGLGVPQNNVQAYKWFSLCADNGNTSAPRNRDILAKRMTRAQIDEAKRLVAEWYKQHKGKQ
- a CDS encoding ATP-binding protein, which codes for MIQRKLEFKKLADMVSVNPVVGIIGARQVGKTTLARQFAASLKKPSYFFDLENPDDMARIAEPMLAFRDLKGIVVIDEVQHAPNLFKVLRVLADRPGNKTKFIILGSASPGLLKQSAESLAGRIAYHQLEGFHMDETGAGSENRLWLRGGFPLSYTAGTDEDSFEWRKNFVRTFLERDIPQLGFSIGAVTLRRFWTMLAHYHAQIWNASEFARAFGIADTTIRKYLDILTSALVVRQLQPWHENIGKRQVKAPKVYIADAGILHVLLNLRSAADIEGHPKLGASWEGFVIGELIRRLGTPWEECHFWSTHTGAELDLLLVRGARRIGFEIKRTSIPHVTRSMRSAIESLKLDSLIIVHAGSHTFDLDDGIKAVSFSSMAKEIKPL
- the lspA gene encoding signal peptidase II; the encoded protein is MNIFKRAGLVLLIMTACVICDQATKYIAKSYLMEHPMISVLGDTMRVQYAENDGAFLSLGASLPQKTRMFIFTVGVSLLLISVLIYLLFASGIDAVAVISLSMVTGGGLSNLLDRIIYKGHVFDFLNLGVGGLRTGVFNAADLAIMIGMFLFVLNGLKTSGRKSPESD
- a CDS encoding MBL fold metallo-hydrolase, which translates into the protein MVNDCLRKGPFPASCLKAGLVAFIILPLIFIEGCSYWNGPQTNHFDGERFFNKEPDNTFSDHLKWLWEMKTVEWPEWIDDPEQPKPIPYVKNSGVIRVTYINHATVLIQTDGVNILTDPIFSNRAGPFPWMGSKRIRAPGVEIEKLPKIDVILISHDHYDHLDIPTLKLIGETSNPLILCGLGVKKRIDRIKCSDVIEMDWWQEHPVSPGVNITFIPARHTSGRGVFDKNMTLWGGFVIEAPAGNILFAGDTGFGEFFNDIHNRYGRFQLVILPIGNYENRWFMKSQHMNPDDSVRVKEMLDAEQAMGIHYATFNEHPEQGVDAHEKDLKTALERYNVPESDFWILKFGEARELKRDEACR